From the genome of Jeotgalibacillus haloalkalitolerans, one region includes:
- a CDS encoding MerR family transcriptional regulator, whose protein sequence is MEYTVQQLAKLSGVSGRTLRYYDEIGLLKPARISSSGYRIYSQKELDLLQQILFYRELEVSLEEIKNIIHHPDFDLISALQQHVEKLEEKHTRLEQIISTVKKTIESKEGGTPMSDQEKFEGFKKKMIDENEEKYGKEVREQYGDHVVDDSKAKMMGLSEADFRRMNEVEKALFEALKNGYETGDPASPEAQKAAALHREWLSFTWPKYTKEAHAGLGDMYVSDERFTAYYDKHFEGAAVFLRDAIDVYTGK, encoded by the coding sequence ATGGAATATACAGTTCAGCAGCTGGCAAAGCTGTCCGGTGTGAGCGGCCGCACACTGAGATATTATGATGAGATTGGTCTGTTAAAGCCTGCGAGAATCAGTTCCTCAGGTTACCGGATTTACAGTCAGAAGGAATTGGATCTGCTGCAGCAGATTCTCTTTTACCGGGAGCTTGAGGTGAGCCTTGAGGAAATTAAAAATATCATTCATCACCCGGATTTTGATCTGATCTCAGCTTTGCAGCAGCACGTTGAAAAACTGGAGGAAAAGCATACCCGTCTTGAACAGATTATTTCAACCGTAAAGAAAACGATTGAAAGCAAAGAAGGAGGTACTCCAATGTCAGATCAGGAGAAGTTTGAAGGATTTAAGAAAAAGATGATTGATGAAAATGAAGAGAAGTACGGAAAAGAAGTGCGTGAACAATATGGAGATCATGTTGTAGATGACAGCAAAGCCAAAATGATGGGGTTGTCTGAGGCTGACTTTAGACGGATGAATGAAGTGGAGAAAGCACTTTTTGAAGCCCTGAAGAATGGCTATGAAACAGGTGATCCTGCTTCGCCTGAGGCACAAAAAGCAGCTGCACTGCATAGGGAATGGCTGAGCTTTACCTGGCCAAAGTATACAAAAGAGGCGCATGCAGGTCTTGGGGATATGTATGTGAGCGACGAGCGGTTTACTGCGTATTATGACAAACACTTTGAAGGCGCAGCAGTATTTTTACGGGATGCGATTGATGTTTATACGGGAAAATGA
- a CDS encoding SRPBCC family protein has product MITWKEETIITANIEHVWDLFKDKNIKRIMPKVLSHELVEGEETVAGAKHQQQYGEGKRVETYIVHTLAYEDYENEKFKKVNFVLGKAFDTTFSFKLVKESEQQTRLIYEGENKGANFIGRAMLKFAGNKQDHQVVLDFLKRVKSEAESA; this is encoded by the coding sequence ATGATCACATGGAAAGAAGAAACAATCATTACTGCGAACATTGAACATGTATGGGACTTATTCAAAGATAAAAACATCAAAAGAATTATGCCAAAGGTGTTATCACACGAGCTTGTGGAAGGTGAGGAGACTGTAGCTGGCGCAAAGCATCAGCAGCAGTACGGTGAGGGTAAACGCGTGGAGACTTATATTGTACATACCCTCGCTTATGAAGATTATGAAAATGAAAAGTTTAAGAAAGTAAACTTTGTTCTTGGCAAAGCCTTTGACACGACCTTTTCTTTTAAACTGGTAAAAGAAAGCGAACAGCAGACCAGACTCATCTATGAAGGTGAAAATAAGGGAGCTAATTTTATAGGCAGGGCAATGCTGAAATTTGCCGGTAATAAGCAGGATCATCAAGTTGTACTCGATTTCCTTAAAAGAGTAAAAAGTGAAGCGGAAAGTGCCTGA
- a CDS encoding Na+/H+ antiporter NhaC family protein gives MNQENIQSNPLALIPFGVFILLFIGSGILTGDFYFMPVLVALFTAILVAMLMNRKTDFQTKTMQLAKGGGHPNIILMVVIFLLAGAFASVAEGAGAVDSTVNLGLSLLPQNLLIVGLFVIACFISISMGTSVGTIVALAPIGLGLSEQTDIGVALAMGAIVSGAMFGDNLSIISDTTIAAVRTQGTKMKDKFKANIFIVLPAAIITAIIFGVLTTGNSASIDGDNPYNLVQVLPYLGVLIFAVAGANVILVLLGGIIFAGIVGLALGQYSFMDLIGLIGDGFTNMQELAMIAILLGGLVELIRANGGIESLLQAVTKRVKTKKGGEAGIAGLVSTVNLATANNTISIITAGPLAKQIADEYDIDKRRSASLLDIFASSVQGVIPYGAQLLAVAGVAGISPAEIVPYCIYPILIALSGAIAIAIQYPRFITKND, from the coding sequence ATGAATCAGGAGAATATTCAAAGCAATCCGCTGGCACTTATTCCGTTCGGCGTATTCATTTTACTTTTTATCGGATCAGGTATTTTAACAGGCGACTTTTATTTCATGCCTGTATTAGTGGCATTGTTCACAGCGATTTTAGTGGCAATGCTCATGAATAGAAAAACAGATTTTCAGACGAAAACGATGCAGCTTGCAAAAGGTGGCGGACATCCGAACATTATTTTGATGGTTGTGATCTTCCTTTTAGCCGGAGCTTTTGCTTCAGTAGCAGAGGGAGCTGGTGCGGTTGATTCAACCGTTAACCTTGGACTGTCACTGCTGCCGCAGAATCTGCTCATTGTCGGTCTGTTTGTGATCGCATGCTTTATCTCAATTTCAATGGGAACGTCAGTCGGAACAATCGTTGCGCTGGCACCAATTGGTCTTGGACTTTCAGAACAGACAGATATCGGTGTGGCGCTTGCTATGGGTGCAATCGTCAGTGGTGCAATGTTTGGTGATAACCTGTCAATCATCTCTGATACGACGATTGCAGCAGTTCGCACGCAGGGAACAAAAATGAAAGATAAATTTAAGGCGAATATCTTTATCGTATTACCGGCCGCCATTATTACAGCGATCATTTTTGGTGTGCTGACAACCGGCAACAGTGCTTCAATTGATGGGGATAACCCATATAATTTAGTTCAGGTGCTGCCTTATCTCGGTGTATTGATTTTTGCTGTAGCCGGAGCAAATGTGATTTTGGTGCTGCTTGGCGGAATCATTTTTGCAGGAATTGTTGGTCTTGCGCTCGGACAGTACAGCTTTATGGACTTAATCGGTCTGATTGGTGATGGCTTTACAAATATGCAGGAGCTCGCGATGATCGCGATTCTGCTTGGTGGACTAGTGGAGCTGATCAGAGCAAACGGGGGAATTGAATCCCTGCTTCAGGCAGTAACGAAACGTGTGAAGACGAAAAAAGGCGGGGAAGCCGGTATTGCAGGGCTTGTAAGTACAGTAAACCTTGCGACGGCTAACAACACGATTTCCATTATTACTGCTGGACCGCTTGCAAAGCAGATTGCAGATGAGTATGACATAGATAAACGAAGGTCAGCGAGTTTACTTGATATTTTCGCGAGCTCTGTGCAGGGTGTGATCCCTTATGGCGCGCAGCTTCTGGCTGTTGCAGGGGTCGCTGGTATTTCGCCGGCTGAGATTGTACCGTATTGCATTTATCCGATTCTGATTGCATTGTCAGGTGCAATTGCGATCGCGATTCAATATCCGAGATTTATAACAAAAAATGATTAG
- a CDS encoding GH32 C-terminal domain-containing protein — MDKKWFVLAGGAGVAATMLILSQQTDQPVPDQEQERTQEVNERSTERVEDAPAPTHVLSEDALHQWAFNEARGIAAKDVGLDQLDDVTAAKPSGLEWKSGIDHGALLFDGYSNWMERPPENVQVPEGSFSIEAWVAPRAYEWGDEGKTSAIINQHDREQQKGFIVGMGRHGYVTFQLALNGEWHELWSPAGKVLPKDQWSHIVAQFDQKAGRVQILINGKVVAEKEVSADMQLTPAENIPLQVGKHNQATAVSEVFQANMFNGLMDNVSIYGRAFSEEEILQQVNEVKNQYNGELPAPETSYDRTVYRGDRYRPNYHFTAPQHWMNEPHAPIYYNGEYHLFYQFNPAGPFWHQIHWGHATSEDMIHWEDRPVALSPTEGTVARDGVWSGSAAYDENGVPALFYTAGHDEMIPNQMTGIARPGNPDHAKLDEWNMNADAVTVQEENLTTPEGKVLFGQFRDPYVWKEGDKWFQLVGSGVEEAGGTALLYSSTDMENWNYEKPFLIGDSMEFPKTGDVWELPFLVPIKNTKTGEEKHVFMISPYYMESSPYAARFTFYWIGSWDAETMTFTPDHQEPREFDYGEHFTGAQGFVDHEGRSLVTSILQDRRSEQDKYESGWAHGAGMPIELFLNEKQDLGISPIEEVASLRQKELVSIENATMKEANEALQHVQSDQLEIELELDVSDTKHAGLKVLVSPGNEEETFLFYNNEDGSFNIDRGRSSHNPDIEKGVQGGPVELNGDTLSLRVFVDKSIIEAYANNEKSISSRVFPELEESKGIEIYGIEGAPKVNKLSVWQMEEAIPEERD, encoded by the coding sequence ATGGATAAAAAATGGTTTGTATTAGCTGGAGGAGCAGGTGTTGCAGCGACGATGCTGATATTGTCACAGCAAACCGATCAGCCTGTTCCGGATCAAGAACAGGAAAGGACGCAGGAAGTGAATGAACGGTCAACCGAAAGAGTAGAAGATGCACCGGCACCCACTCATGTATTAAGTGAGGATGCGCTTCATCAATGGGCGTTTAATGAAGCACGCGGGATTGCTGCTAAGGATGTTGGCTTGGATCAGCTTGATGATGTAACAGCAGCAAAGCCGTCAGGTCTTGAATGGAAAAGTGGTATTGATCATGGTGCTCTGCTATTTGATGGATATTCCAACTGGATGGAGAGGCCTCCTGAGAATGTTCAGGTGCCTGAAGGGTCGTTTTCTATTGAAGCATGGGTAGCACCGAGAGCCTATGAATGGGGAGATGAAGGAAAAACTTCTGCAATCATCAACCAGCATGACAGGGAACAGCAAAAAGGTTTTATCGTTGGAATGGGGAGACACGGTTATGTTACCTTTCAGCTTGCCCTGAACGGGGAGTGGCATGAGCTCTGGTCTCCGGCAGGAAAAGTGTTGCCAAAGGATCAATGGTCGCATATTGTTGCTCAGTTTGACCAGAAGGCAGGAAGAGTCCAGATTCTGATCAATGGGAAAGTCGTTGCTGAAAAAGAAGTATCTGCTGATATGCAGCTCACCCCTGCTGAAAATATACCGCTGCAGGTTGGAAAACATAATCAGGCAACTGCAGTTTCTGAAGTATTTCAGGCAAATATGTTTAATGGTCTTATGGACAATGTTTCGATATATGGGCGTGCTTTTTCGGAAGAAGAAATTTTGCAGCAGGTCAATGAAGTGAAAAATCAATACAATGGTGAGCTGCCGGCACCTGAGACTTCTTATGATCGAACTGTCTATCGAGGAGATCGTTATCGTCCGAACTATCATTTTACGGCACCACAACACTGGATGAATGAACCCCATGCGCCGATTTATTATAATGGTGAATATCATTTGTTCTATCAGTTCAACCCTGCAGGCCCATTTTGGCATCAGATTCATTGGGGGCATGCAACGAGTGAGGATATGATTCATTGGGAGGACCGGCCGGTAGCCCTGAGTCCGACTGAAGGAACTGTAGCCAGGGATGGTGTCTGGTCGGGCAGTGCTGCTTATGATGAAAATGGTGTGCCGGCTCTATTCTATACAGCCGGACACGATGAAATGATCCCTAATCAGATGACAGGTATAGCCAGACCAGGAAACCCTGATCATGCAAAGCTGGATGAGTGGAACATGAATGCTGACGCTGTCACTGTTCAGGAGGAAAACCTGACTACGCCTGAGGGGAAAGTGTTATTTGGGCAGTTCCGGGACCCTTACGTCTGGAAAGAGGGCGACAAGTGGTTCCAGCTTGTAGGGTCCGGAGTTGAAGAAGCAGGAGGAACTGCACTCTTATACAGTTCAACTGATATGGAGAACTGGAATTATGAAAAACCGTTCTTGATTGGAGATAGTATGGAATTCCCTAAAACGGGTGATGTGTGGGAGCTTCCATTCCTGGTGCCAATTAAAAACACTAAAACAGGTGAGGAAAAACATGTCTTTATGATCAGCCCGTATTACATGGAGTCCAGTCCCTATGCAGCGCGATTCACCTTTTACTGGATTGGCAGCTGGGATGCTGAGACAATGACATTTACACCGGATCATCAGGAACCGCGTGAATTTGATTATGGAGAGCATTTCACCGGTGCGCAAGGGTTTGTCGATCATGAGGGGCGCAGTCTGGTCACGAGTATTTTGCAGGACCGGCGCTCCGAGCAGGATAAATATGAATCCGGATGGGCGCACGGGGCAGGAATGCCGATCGAGTTATTTCTGAATGAAAAACAGGACCTGGGGATTAGTCCAATTGAAGAAGTCGCTTCTCTCAGACAAAAAGAACTTGTCTCAATTGAAAATGCCACAATGAAAGAAGCAAATGAAGCATTGCAACATGTGCAAAGTGACCAGCTGGAAATCGAACTGGAGTTAGACGTCAGCGATACAAAACACGCAGGGTTAAAAGTACTGGTATCACCTGGAAACGAAGAAGAAACTTTTTTGTTTTATAACAACGAAGACGGTTCCTTCAATATTGATCGAGGCCGCTCAAGTCATAATCCGGACATTGAAAAAGGTGTTCAGGGGGGGCCGGTAGAATTGAATGGGGACACTTTATCACTGAGAGTTTTTGTGGATAAATCTATTATTGAAGCTTATGCTAACAATGAAAAAAGCATTTCATCACGTGTTTTTCCGGAGCTTGAAGAGTCTAAGGGAATTGAAATTTATGGGATTGAAGGTGCACCAAAAGTAAATAAATTATCGGTTTGGCAAATGGAAGAAGCGATACCTGAAGAGCGCGATTAA
- a CDS encoding glycoside hydrolase family 68 protein, with protein MGNTKRKTKVIGKLIIAGVLTVSGLTAIPAQAESNAAYDTSVWSRQMAEKVELTKDNTAPEIDTDFDLVAPDHWVWDTWPLQNRDGSLAKIKGYRVAFALVAPRNLGWGARHTEARIGMFTSKNGKDWTYQGIPYEYEEALGHMQWAGSAMLDEEGKVHFFYTATGEKENWQQDNWERTAPQKLAKTTFDISADKEGVHLTNEGEHEIMLEADGEYYETIEQADSPIITAFRDPYFFQDPATGKEYILFEGQTGDNYDYLKPENIGDEEYRQTADVPAGAEKYNGNIGIAEVTDDDASELEMMPPLLESIGTNHQMERPHMVVKDGNYYLFTISHTFTYAPGLTGPDGVYGFVSEEGMFGDYEPMNESGLVIANPEDNPYQAYSWNILPDFQVISFINEPRDENGEVQFGGTFAPTLQIEVDGKTSTITEERKHGEIKPFGSYSKQY; from the coding sequence GTGGGAAACACAAAACGTAAAACAAAAGTAATCGGCAAGCTGATTATTGCCGGTGTGCTGACTGTCAGTGGTTTGACAGCTATTCCGGCGCAGGCAGAAAGCAATGCAGCGTATGATACATCCGTATGGTCACGTCAGATGGCTGAAAAGGTTGAATTAACAAAGGACAATACAGCACCGGAAATTGACACAGACTTTGATCTTGTCGCACCCGATCACTGGGTATGGGATACATGGCCGCTTCAAAACCGTGATGGCTCTTTAGCTAAAATTAAAGGATACCGTGTGGCATTTGCTCTTGTTGCACCGCGTAATCTCGGATGGGGTGCACGTCACACAGAAGCACGTATCGGCATGTTCACGTCTAAGAACGGAAAAGACTGGACTTATCAGGGGATTCCTTACGAATATGAAGAAGCACTTGGTCATATGCAATGGGCCGGCAGTGCAATGTTAGATGAAGAAGGTAAAGTACACTTTTTCTATACGGCAACAGGCGAAAAAGAAAACTGGCAGCAGGATAACTGGGAGAGAACTGCTCCACAGAAGCTTGCTAAAACGACATTTGATATAAGTGCAGATAAAGAAGGCGTCCATTTAACAAACGAAGGTGAGCATGAAATTATGCTTGAGGCTGATGGTGAGTATTATGAAACAATTGAGCAGGCAGACAGCCCGATTATTACTGCATTCCGTGATCCTTACTTCTTTCAGGATCCTGCAACTGGTAAGGAATATATTCTGTTTGAAGGTCAGACTGGAGACAACTATGACTATCTGAAGCCTGAAAACATCGGTGATGAAGAGTATCGTCAAACAGCTGATGTTCCAGCAGGAGCTGAAAAATACAACGGAAATATCGGGATCGCAGAAGTGACAGATGATGATGCCTCAGAGCTTGAAATGATGCCGCCACTACTAGAATCAATTGGTACAAACCACCAGATGGAACGTCCTCACATGGTAGTGAAAGACGGAAATTATTATTTGTTTACAATCAGTCACACGTTCACGTATGCACCAGGTCTTACCGGACCGGATGGTGTCTACGGTTTTGTAAGTGAAGAGGGAATGTTTGGTGACTATGAGCCGATGAATGAGAGTGGGCTGGTGATTGCCAATCCTGAAGACAACCCTTATCAGGCATACTCGTGGAACATTCTTCCAGACTTCCAGGTGATCAGCTTTATTAACGAGCCACGTGATGAAAACGGAGAAGTGCAGTTTGGAGGAACATTCGCTCCGACACTTCAAATTGAAGTTGATGGTAAGACTTCCACAATTACAGAAGAAAGAAAACATGGCGAGATCAAACCGTTTGGCTCATATAGCAAACAATACTAA
- a CDS encoding glycoside hydrolase family 68 protein, with translation MKTNHKKWLSVTLAAGVVLSGFAAPQVSAEGESETSYWTREQAEKIEQNEDNTLPYTDVSELEKFAEGYHVWDSWPLTDRDGEIARIKGYQVLFALTAPDDVLPGKVHDIARIRYFYSKNGKDWEMGGTLFPDGASLGSREWAGSAIMDDGKIHAFYTATGRRGEEASTFEQRLAMATGDITADKNGVHFDNWGEHKITLEPDGEYYQTKEQAQNGEGGGYAFRDPQWFKDPKTDKEYILFEGNSGGAVDERTFKKEFAGSDEYLAENPVPEGAVHANANIGIAEVIDGDPSNLKMMPPLLEANYVNEELERPHIIVKDKQYYLFTDTHVNKYAEGISGPEGLYGFVSDTLIGGYEPLNESGLVLANPEENPYQAYSWLVLPSLNVVGFAHFGDIGDLSIGDLGNQPADYQFEKFGGTLAPTAKISINDDTTEFVKQYEQGWIK, from the coding sequence ATGAAAACAAATCATAAAAAATGGTTATCTGTTACACTCGCAGCAGGAGTTGTTCTATCAGGTTTTGCAGCACCACAAGTAAGTGCAGAAGGTGAGTCAGAAACGTCTTACTGGACGAGAGAACAGGCAGAAAAAATTGAACAGAATGAAGATAATACACTTCCTTACACAGATGTCAGTGAGCTTGAAAAGTTTGCAGAAGGTTATCATGTATGGGATTCATGGCCATTAACAGACCGCGATGGAGAGATTGCCAGAATTAAAGGGTATCAGGTTCTTTTCGCTCTGACAGCACCTGATGATGTCCTGCCGGGCAAGGTACATGATATTGCACGTATCCGTTATTTCTATTCTAAAAACGGTAAGGACTGGGAAATGGGCGGCACACTATTCCCGGATGGCGCATCTCTTGGATCACGTGAATGGGCTGGGTCAGCTATCATGGACGATGGCAAAATTCATGCATTTTACACAGCAACCGGTCGCCGTGGCGAAGAGGCATCTACTTTTGAACAGCGTCTTGCAATGGCAACAGGAGACATTACAGCAGATAAAAATGGTGTTCATTTTGACAACTGGGGAGAGCACAAAATCACGCTAGAGCCGGACGGTGAATACTATCAGACGAAAGAACAGGCACAAAATGGAGAAGGTGGCGGTTACGCCTTCCGTGATCCGCAATGGTTTAAGGATCCAAAAACGGATAAAGAATATATTTTGTTTGAAGGAAATTCAGGCGGTGCTGTTGATGAGCGAACATTTAAAAAAGAATTTGCAGGCAGCGATGAATACTTAGCCGAAAATCCGGTTCCTGAGGGCGCAGTGCATGCAAATGCCAATATCGGGATCGCTGAGGTAATTGATGGAGATCCATCAAACCTTAAAATGATGCCGCCTCTTTTAGAAGCAAATTATGTGAATGAAGAATTAGAACGCCCGCATATTATCGTAAAGGACAAGCAGTATTACTTATTTACTGATACTCATGTTAATAAGTATGCTGAAGGAATTTCCGGCCCTGAAGGACTTTATGGATTTGTATCAGATACACTGATTGGTGGATATGAACCGTTAAATGAAAGTGGACTTGTTCTTGCAAATCCGGAAGAGAATCCATACCAGGCTTATTCATGGCTTGTGCTTCCAAGTTTAAATGTTGTTGGATTTGCGCACTTCGGTGATATTGGTGACTTATCTATTGGAGACTTGGGCAATCAGCCTGCTGATTATCAATTCGAGAAATTTGGCGGGACATTAGCCCCGACAGCAAAAATTTCGATTAATGACGATACGACTGAGTTTGTAAAACAATATGAGCAGGGTTGGATCAAATAA
- a CDS encoding PRD domain-containing protein, protein MKIKKILNNSAVVIKDSDGEKIVMGEGVGFQKRKNDLVSPAKIDKVFTMNQSNDHQKFEEAFKQFPEQHISLARDILSQAEKDLQIKINQYAYLSFTDHLSFAIERIQKGFIVENALLDQIKILYRKEYELGLWAKNYIKEKTNIDIPEDEVGNIALHLHTARMKINDMSSTLDKTATIQEITSIIENRFNINIVEDSLSYERLLSHLQLSLKHLFSDERAHQMDAQMSTLLKNHLSESYDCAQEVGRFIEEKYKKPYPEEEIIYIAMHIERFYTRSLKTGKVRL, encoded by the coding sequence ATGAAGATTAAAAAGATCTTGAATAACAGTGCTGTTGTCATAAAAGATTCGGATGGAGAGAAGATCGTGATGGGTGAAGGAGTCGGCTTTCAAAAGCGCAAAAACGACCTGGTCAGTCCAGCAAAAATAGATAAAGTTTTTACCATGAATCAATCAAATGATCATCAGAAATTTGAAGAAGCCTTCAAGCAATTTCCTGAGCAGCATATATCTCTTGCGCGTGATATTCTGAGCCAAGCAGAAAAAGATCTGCAAATTAAAATTAATCAATATGCATACCTCAGTTTTACCGATCATTTATCCTTTGCAATTGAAAGAATACAAAAAGGGTTTATTGTAGAAAATGCGCTGCTTGATCAAATCAAAATTCTTTACAGAAAAGAATATGAACTCGGGCTGTGGGCAAAAAACTACATTAAAGAAAAAACAAATATCGATATTCCTGAAGATGAAGTCGGTAATATTGCTTTGCACCTGCATACTGCCAGAATGAAAATAAATGATATGTCATCAACACTCGATAAAACTGCAACGATTCAGGAGATTACATCAATCATTGAGAACAGGTTCAACATTAATATTGTCGAGGATTCACTGTCGTATGAGCGTCTTTTATCACATTTACAGCTATCTTTAAAACATTTATTTTCTGATGAACGCGCTCATCAAATGGATGCACAAATGAGTACATTACTAAAAAATCATTTGTCGGAGTCCTATGATTGTGCGCAGGAAGTAGGCAGATTCATAGAAGAGAAATATAAAAAGCCTTATCCGGAAGAAGAGATCATCTATATTGCTATGCATATTGAACGGTTTTACACGAGATCTTTGAAAACGGGAAAAGTAAGGTTATAG
- a CDS encoding L-lactate permease produces the protein MALGTLALFAMVPILTVLVFLVVLRWPAKYAMPLAFAVTVAMALFVWDVPGNQIAAASTKGVVTALEVLFIVFGAVLMLNTLKESGAIQTIRQGFIDISPDRRIQAIIICWLFGSFIEGASGWGTPAAVLAPLLVAIGFPAMGAVMVALIIQSTPVSYGAVGTPILIGVSSGLTGSDAVNAEASALGVNFNEYIQMIGGQVAIFHGIVGLLIPLFMVMMLTFFFGEKKSLKAGAEVWKFALFAGLAFTIPYALVANLLGPEFPSLFGGLIGLAIVVPAAKKGFLLPKTQWDFPPESQWDPDWSGTLKADSLKPAYISPFKAWFPYILMGLLLVLTRLGTLPFGNWLKTLELSASEIFGTQISIVSTPLFLPGFIMILMSIMGYFLYSMNKETYGTAVKNTTVMIISAAPALLFAVPMVQVFINSDVNTTGYMSMPLVLAEAVSAMMGENWPLVAPAIGALGAFVAGSNTISNMMFSMFQFGTAENVGLTPAIVVALQAVGGAAGNMICVHNVVAASATAGLIGKEGALIRKTLIPTAYYVIFAGAIGYIALNGLGFNIGTMIAAVVVVTVISIIVKGLREKDSESAVEVRQQKFGG, from the coding sequence ATGGCGCTTGGGACGCTGGCACTGTTTGCTATGGTGCCGATATTGACGGTATTGGTTTTTCTTGTGGTGTTGAGGTGGCCTGCAAAGTATGCGATGCCGCTTGCGTTTGCGGTGACGGTAGCAATGGCTTTATTTGTCTGGGATGTGCCGGGCAACCAGATTGCAGCAGCGAGTACAAAAGGGGTTGTGACGGCACTTGAAGTGTTGTTCATTGTATTCGGTGCAGTACTGATGCTGAATACGCTGAAGGAAAGCGGCGCGATTCAGACGATCAGGCAGGGATTTATTGATATTTCACCTGACAGACGGATTCAGGCGATTATTATCTGCTGGCTGTTCGGTTCTTTTATTGAAGGGGCATCAGGATGGGGAACGCCTGCTGCTGTGCTGGCACCGCTTTTAGTGGCAATCGGATTCCCGGCGATGGGGGCTGTCATGGTGGCGCTGATTATTCAGTCGACGCCAGTTTCGTACGGAGCGGTTGGTACACCGATTCTGATCGGTGTGTCATCCGGACTGACGGGGTCAGATGCTGTTAATGCCGAGGCTTCAGCACTTGGTGTGAATTTCAATGAATACATACAGATGATCGGCGGTCAGGTGGCGATTTTTCACGGCATTGTCGGACTGCTGATTCCGCTTTTTATGGTCATGATGCTGACATTCTTCTTTGGGGAAAAGAAGTCGCTGAAGGCTGGGGCGGAGGTATGGAAGTTTGCGCTGTTTGCGGGACTTGCTTTTACCATTCCATATGCACTTGTGGCAAATCTGCTTGGACCTGAATTCCCGTCATTGTTTGGCGGATTAATCGGTCTCGCGATTGTTGTTCCGGCTGCGAAAAAAGGGTTTCTTTTACCGAAAACGCAGTGGGATTTCCCGCCTGAATCTCAATGGGATCCTGACTGGTCAGGGACACTTAAGGCGGACAGCTTAAAGCCTGCGTATATTTCACCATTTAAAGCATGGTTCCCTTATATTTTGATGGGGCTGCTGCTGGTATTAACGCGGCTTGGAACTTTGCCGTTTGGTAACTGGTTAAAAACGCTTGAACTCTCTGCATCAGAAATATTCGGTACACAGATTTCAATTGTCAGTACACCGTTGTTTTTGCCTGGGTTCATCATGATATTGATGTCTATTATGGGATATTTCCTTTACAGTATGAATAAGGAAACTTATGGAACAGCGGTTAAAAATACGACAGTGATGATTATCAGCGCTGCGCCGGCACTGCTTTTTGCGGTTCCGATGGTGCAGGTATTTATTAATTCAGATGTTAATACGACAGGATATATGAGTATGCCGCTTGTACTTGCTGAAGCGGTATCAGCCATGATGGGAGAGAACTGGCCGCTTGTTGCGCCTGCGATCGGAGCCCTCGGCGCATTCGTTGCAGGCAGTAATACGATCAGTAATATGATGTTTTCCATGTTCCAGTTTGGGACGGCTGAAAATGTCGGGCTTACCCCGGCAATTGTTGTAGCACTTCAGGCAGTCGGCGGTGCAGCAGGGAATATGATTTGCGTGCATAATGTTGTCGCAGCATCAGCGACAGCAGGCCTGATTGGAAAAGAGGGCGCTTTAATCAGAAAGACGCTGATTCCGACTGCTTACTATGTGATCTTTGCCGGAGCGATTGGCTATATCGCGTTAAATGGGCTCGGGTTTAACATTGGAACCATGATCGCAGCGGTTGTGGTGGTTACAGTCATTTCTATCATTGTAAAAGGACTTCGGGAAAAGGATTCGGAATCTGCTGTTGAAGTCAGACAGCAAAAATTTGGAGGTTGA